The following nucleotide sequence is from Mesobacillus jeotgali.
AGTCTGTCAACTCTTCCAGTGTTTCAAACTCTTCCAAAGAGTAATCATGCCAGTCTTTCATATAGGCAACGAACTCCTCCTCAGACATTCCGATTTCCTGGAGATAATTTTGGAACTCTTGATCCTGTGGAATTACCGCAGCAAAAGCAGCAAATGGAAGCAGTCCCAATGTTAATGTAAAAGCCAAAAGAATAGATAAAACGCGCTTCAAGTAAGTCTTCCTCCTACAATTCATATATAGTACAGAAGAATTATATAATTATAATAATAAAACAGATAGTGGATATTAATGGGATAAAACAGCGGAACGATTCTTCTCCTGACTCTCACTCCCCGGACACGAAAAATGAGTGCAGGAAGGCTTTTTCCCTGCAATAATCCACCCATTAATAACCATTTTTTGATATGATTCTACTAAAGTATAAGGGGTGATTTAAATGGAATTAGAACATCAGATTACAGAGTCACAAAAAACAAGAGCTTTTATAGGGAAAAAAGCGGACGTTTATTTCAGGAAATGGGGATTGACTGATGAACATGCAGACTTATCGGCTGAACCTGTTAAGAGGATTTCTTGGAACTGGGCCGCGGCTCTATTTAGTGGTGCATGGCTGGGCTACCGAAAGATGTACAAGGAAGCTATCATTTATCTTTTAATCTTAATGACAGTTTCTTCACTTTTAGGGGTTGCCAATGAGTTTACAATTTTAGATATAGGAGTGTTTGTGATACTGGGCTTCTTGGGTAACAGGCTTTATTTCCACAAGGTGAAAAGAGAGGTAAACAAAGTTGAACCTGATGATAACGCCCTTGAAAAATTATCAGCCGCAGGCGGTACAACGTGGCTTTGCGCCTTGGGTATTGCAGTCCTAGGCGGTTTCATGGGTATGATCTTTGGAGCAATTTTTAATTGGTAGAGGATGTGGGCAATATCCTCTTTTTTTGCTGACAATAAGATTCTGACTTTTTTCTTCAGAGTTTATTCCAAAAGTGCATTTATATAGGTTAGACTCTGATTCCTTAAGTTGAATGAATATGGGGATAGGGTGTTAACTATACAAACAAGCCATCCTGAATTATTTAGACAATACATTTCAACTCTCGACTAGGGGTTTTATTCATTTTTTTTACCTTCTGTACATCAGTACAAGCAATTTTGCTTAGTTTTCATATAGTTAATTAACAACTGCGCCGTTGTAATGAATGAAAGAGAGGGGATTTAAAAAGTGAGTAATACCAGTACAATGACGACTTATTTTAACAGTGAAAATGAAATCAGCAAAGAGCAGTATGAGAGTTTGAAGGAGAATAGTAATTCTATAGGGGTACTGCAGCAAGGAGAAGTTTCCTGTCCAGTTACCGTAAATTTTTGCTGTAGAATTGAGATTCCACCTGGGTTTAATAGAGATTCCACTAATTTCCCGGAAGGGTTTGGTTTCCAATTCGATTTGTCCAATATTAGGTGCTATAAAGAACCATTACTTGCAACTGCCAGTGTTCCGACTTGTGTAGGTGGCGAACCGTTGGAATGTGAGGTTGTAGCTGGATATGCTGTAAGAGTGTGTGGAAGTAGCACTTTATTAGTCAATGCACCACTTTTTGCTATAGAACCTGGTTTCTTCAATGATAAACTACCAGCTAGAGGGTGCTGCAGCAGTCAAACTCCAGTAGATGATATTATAGCTTATACATGCAATCCTGCTCCATGTACACAAGACTGTGTGACAGATATTACTGGAGGTTTTGTAAGCTGGAGTGCGGTTTCGGATGAATGTGGTGAGTATATTTTAGTAGTTTCAGAAATTACTCTAGCTTACGCTGGATGCACTACGGATTAATAGAACTTAGAAGTACAGTACAATAGTGGACAAGGGACTAGGCATTTAGCTGAATCTCTTATTGATGGTTCGTCTCAGAAATGGTGCCTAACCTTTCAGAACAGGGGCACAGGGACGGTTGGAGGTTCTCTTGTCCAAAAATGGCCTTAGATTAGCTGTTGTACCTTTACCTTGCTCCCATTCATATACATTCTCAAAGCTGTACTCCCACCCCTTTCTCCCGCTTCATTTTTGGCTCTGGATTCCGATATTAACTGTGAGGATGCCCTATTAAACTCTCTAGCTCCTCTCCATAATTCTATTTATTTACCTTCCGAATAAGACATAAGAACCGTCCCTTCATCGCGCCTTTGTCCTGTTCAAATAATTAATAAGGGGTTTGTTATGCGTATTTTTTTGTCTTTGCTTTTATTGTTTTCTATTTTTCAGCCGTTAAGTACCCAAGCTGCTGTCTGGGACGATGGTGTGTATTCGTATGAGGATGTTTCTAATGAGATTAAAAGATTGAAAGGAACTTTTCCTGATTTGGTAGATTATCATTCTTTGGGGAAAACTGCTTATCAAAGAGAGGTGTGGGCGGTAAAGCTCGGTAAGGGGCAGCGAACGGTTTTCCTGAATGGTTCTCACCATGCCAGGGAGTGGATCACCACTCAACTAATCATGAAAATGATTGAAGAGTATGCTAATGCCTATCAAAAGAACTCTCTTGTCGGTAAATACAATGCTCGTGATATTTTAGATGAATATACGATCTGGTTTGTTCCTATGGTTAATCCCGATGGTGTGACGCTGCAGCAGCGGGGCTTATCTGCATTCCCAACAACGGTTCATTCAAAGCTAATAGCAATGAATGAAGGAAGCAGAGATTTCACCCGCTGGAAAGCAAATGCAAATGGGGTTGATCTGAACAGACAATACCCCGCGAAATGGGAAAATCCAAGTGAAGCCAGCAAACCCTCTTGGGCAGGTTATAAGGGACAAAAACCTTTTCAAGAAAAAGAAGTGCAGTACATAAGAGATTTTACCTATAAAATCAAGCCTGATATGACAACGGCCTACCATACATCAGGGGAAATGATTTTTTGGTATTTTTACAACAAGCAAAAAACAAGAGATTATAAGCTTGTAAAAGAACTGAGCAATATTACCGGATACCGGATCATTGGCACGGATGTAAAGCCAAGCGGCAGAGGTTATACAGATTGGTTCATACAAGAGTTCAATAAACCAGGATTCACACCAGAATTAAGTCCTTATGTCGGGAATCGACATGTTCCTCAAAGCAATTTCCCAAAGATCTGGGATAGAAATAAAACAACCGGCTTATGGATGGCAGCAAAAGCCGGAGAAATTTTCCCAGAGAAATCCGTTTATCTTAGCGCTAAAATGAAACTCGAAAAATCTTATACTCTCTATACAAAGCCATCTTTCGACTCGATCACGTCGAATAAAATAGCTTCAGAGATTGTGAGTGCCAAGAGGAAACAAGGGAATTGGTATCAGATCGGGACTTCATTCGGGGACCGCTGGATTTATGTTTCGAATAATGAAGGGATGTTATATGGACAGAACTTCTGGGATGTGCCTGTTTCTTATTGGGCACGGGAGTCGATCGACTATACATATGAAAATAAGTATATGGTAGGCAATGGTCCTTATTTCTTCCCTAATAACTCAGTTACAAGGGCAGAAGCGGCAGCGGTAATTTCAAGGGTTTATTCTCTGACAGCGCCCACTTCTACCAGTAAAACCTTTTCGGATGTCCAGCAATCATATTGGGCATACGACTCTATCGAAGCTGTGAATGCACAGGGAATTATGAATGGAACAAGCAAAGGTGTATTCAGCCCACTTGCTCCGGTGACCAGAGAGCAAATGGCAGCGATGATAGCAAGATTGTTTGGTGAGGAAATACCAGATGTGACCGAAGCTCCTTTCCTTGATGTCAGTCCTGCTGCATGGTCAGCAGATTCCATCGCTTTTGTAAAAGAACGCGGCATTTTCTTGGGGGATGGCCAAGGATTCTTCGGTCCACAGGAAAAGTTAACGCGCGCACAGTTTGCAGCTTTAATTACACGCCTTAAAACAAATTATAATCTACAGCCAACAGATAACGCGGAGGAAAGTCCTGTAAAAGAAGAACCAGTAGAAAATGAAGCTCCTTCTGAGGATACGGTGGAAGTTACCGGTCAACAAGAAACAGTTCCAGGAGACGTAACTCCTACTGAGGATATAGTGGAAGACCCTGTACAAGAGCAAACTCCTGTGGATTTAAAAGTGGAAGAACAAACGCCTTCTGCAGATGCGGAAGAACAGCCAGCACAGGATGAATTACCTGCTGGTACACAAGAAGAAAATCCTGTAGTTGAAGAAGAAACTCCTTCATCAGAAGGCATTATTGAAGAAGCAGAATCTACACAGGAAGAATCAGACAAGACAGAATACAGTACAGAGGAAGACCAACTTAATCAAGAAGGTTCACTTTAGAAGGAATAGCTTTCTGATGAGAAAGCTGCTTCATAGTTATTTTGTATGTTTGGGCTAAGCTAAAAATAAAGGGCAGGATGAGCAATTAAAACAGCTCACCTGCCCTTTTCCATATAGAAAGATTTGTCCAAAATAAAACAGATTCCTGCAAAGAAAAAGCCCACCAAGCGGATTTTCTTGCCTGCTCAGTCGGTTCCTTCATTGTGTCGTTTCTCGTATGGGGGCAAGAAACCATCCTCATAATAAGCTTAACCTAATTACAACCACACCTAGTTATCCCATAAACATTGCGAATCTTCATTCCACAAGATGAACAAATAGTCGGGTCCTCTTTGAGATCAAATTTCATAGCAGTATTGATTTGGGATTTATCAGAAGCTCTATTCATCCGCTTCCGAGCCAACTTCTCAAACTCCTTATTTGATATTCCTCCATCTATTCTTTGCTTATATGCCTCAATAATCTTAAGATCTTTCTCGTTATATATTATTTCCCCTTTTTCATCCCTGTCAAAATAATATATATAGTTTTGTTCAATCTTTTTAGACCATTTGTTTAATTGTTTTGAGGTAATATTTAATTTATTGATAACTTCTTGCCAATTCACTTCAATCATCCAATCAATATTTTTTATGTTTACATCTATAATACTAGTACCATATCCTTTGTCTTATCACAATTTATTGAGTAGCTATCATATTTACCATATTAACCGCCTACAGCAAACAAAGTAGGGAGAAACTACCCTCCTACTCCCCATCTTTTGTCCCAATACTTATCAGCAGGTTAGTAAAAAATGCTGCTCGTTCTGGGATTTGGCTGATGATGATGTGTTCGTTTCTTGCATGGATTCCGTCTCCAATGGTACCGAGACCATCCAGGGTTGGGATTCCCATGTTGGCTGTGAGGTTTCCGTCGCTCCCTCCACCAACAGTAGCTTCTTTTAACTTGAAGCCTTCTTCTTTTGCTGCTTCTTTGGCGGTCTGGAATAGATCTTTTGTATCTTGATTTCGTTCCATCGGAGGGCGGGAGATGCCTCCTTGAACGTCGATACTTGTCCCCTCTGTGAACGGTGTCAACCCATGAATTATTTCATCGATTCTTTCTTGTTCTTCACTTGTTCCCGCTCGCACATCAATGCCAATCTCTGCGTGGTCGGCCACGACATTGAGCTTGCCTCCGCCTTTAACAAATCCCACATTGACGGTGGTTCCAACCTCGTAATCTGTTAATGACTCTAAAAAATCAATGGTCTTGGCAGCCTCTTGAATAGCACTAGCTCCTTCATGATGGTTGTTGCCAGCGTGGGCAGCCTTGCCTGTAATATCAATATAATAACGCGCCGACCCTTTTCTTGCCGTTTTTAAGGCACCCGTCCGGACAACGGGTGGTTCCGTAACTAATGCATAATGGCATTCCTTCGCTATCTCTTCAATGACATAGCGTGATGTCGGGCTGCTCACCTCTTCATCACTGGTAAAAAGGTAGACAATTTTCTTAGACAATGGAATATTCAATTCCTTAATGGCTTTTATTGCCCAAATCGCCTGTACAAGGCCGCCCTTCATATCCAGGATGCCAGGTCCGTATGCAAGATCGCCTTCGATTTTAAACTCTAAATCCCCAGGCTCCCATACTGTATCAAAATGGGAAAGGATTAAGATGGTTTCGTTTCCTTCCCCGAATTCAAATTTCAGATGATTTCCGTACTTCTCTTCTTCCATCACTTCTGCCCGTTCACCAAAGTAGCGATATAAAAGCCCCTGAATCCTCTCTCCACACTCGTCCACGAGTTTTTTATTTAATGACGGAGAGTCACTTTCGACCAGAAACTTGATATCATCTAAAATCTCCTGCAAATGGTCCTCCATAAACTGCCTTATGGAATCCATTAATATCACGCTGCTTTCTTATCTGTATTTGATAAAGCCTGCATATTATCTATGCAGCCTCAGAATATTACGATTTTACTATTATAACATTTATATTCTATGTTATAGCCTGTCATGATATCGATTCCATCATCATCGCAATAATGGCTGCCTAACCCACACTAATGGCCAGACGACCACACCTGCGATAAGCATTGGTACTTCATTACACTTGTTGGAACATATAAAACAGAACCGCCCTCCCCAACTTACCGCTGAAAGTCTCAAAAGCCTTTTCCTTTGCATCGGACAGGAAATGTTTGTTAACATGACAAATGTACTGAATTATCAAAAAATATTTGGAGGGGTTGGATGAAAAAAATAAAGATATTTGGCTTTTTAATGATGGCAGTGATGCTGGTTTTGGCTGCATGTGGATCGAACGAGTCAGCAAACGGCGGTGGGGATGAAGACGGGGGCAATACGTACACTGTTGGTACGGATACGACTTATCCACCGTTTGAGTTTGAAGAAAAGGGAGAGTATAAAGGAATTGATATCGATATCATCAATGCCATTGCAGAGGAAGAGGGCTTTGAGATTGAATTGAAGCCGATGGACTTTGGCGGCATTATCCCAGCAATCCTTGCTGATCAGCTGGACGTAGCGATTGCCGGCATGAGCATCACGGATGACCGAAAAGAAAAAGTCGACTTTTCTGATCCGTACTTTGATGCCGGGTTAACACTTGTTGTTTCAGAAGATAACAACGACATTACCAGCGTTGATGACTTAGAAGGTAAAGTTGTCGCCGTTAAGAATGGTACAACAGGTGCTGACCATGCCGAGAAAATTAAAGAAGAAGCTGGCATTAAAGAGGTGCGCCAATTCAATGACAGCCCATCCATGTTCCAGGAAGTTGCAAACGGGAACGCAGATGTATTGATTGAAGACTACCCGGTTATCGCATATGCGATTAAAACAAGCAACCTTGACCTGAAGACCGTCGGGGACCGCTTAAACGGCGACCAATATGGCATCGCTGTAAAAAAAGGCGAGAACCAGGAACTGCTTGAAAAGATAAACAGTGGTCTTCAAAAAATCAGAGACAACGGCAAGTACGACGAAATCTTGAACACTTATCTTGAAGAGTAAGAGTTCTCTCAGCGCGCTCCCAGTAAGCGCGCTGTCTTTTTCTAATAAAGAAAGGAGCTAGAAAATGGAAATATTCCAGGAAGCCCTTCCCGTCCTGTGGGCCGGGATAAAACTGACAGTCTATATAACACTTATCGGCTTGCTGTTTGGATTCATAATCGGTTTAATTACAGCACTTTTCCGCCTTTCTCCGATTCCGCCTTTAAGGTGGATCGCCATTTGGTTCATTAACTTTGTACGCGGAACGCCCTTCCTCGTTCAATTATTCTTTATTTACTTCGGATTGAATTCACTTCCCTTCATTTCGTTGCAACCTGTCACAGCTGGTATCGTAGGGATTGCCATTAACGCAGGCGCATATATAGCGGAAATTGTCCGAGCTGGCATCCAGTCCATCGACAAAGGGCAGACGGAAGCTGCACGTACACTGGGACTGACGAGTGCGCAGACGATGCGTTATATCATCCTGCCGCAGGCATTAAGAAGGATGCTGCCGACATTTGTGAACCAGGCAATCATCAGCCTGAAGGACACATCACTCCTGTCCGTTATCGGAATCGCGGAACTGACACAAAGAGGTCAAGTCGTCGTATCAGCAACCTATGAACCTTTTAAAATATGGGGAATGGTCGCTCTCATGTACTTCATCCTGATTTACCTGCTTACCAAACTCGGCGACTTTATAGAGAGGAGGTATGAACTGCGATGAGCGTAATCCAGGTCAATAACCTTAAAAAATCCTTTGGGGAACTCGAAGTTTTAAAAGATATTAGCACAGAGGTGAAAGAGCAGGAAGTAGTCTGTGTCGTAGGTCCTTCCGGTTCTGGAAAAAGTACCTTCCTGCGATGCTTGAATAGACTCGAGGAAATCACAGATGGCCATGTCATCGTGAATGGAAATGACATCACCGACCCGAAAATCAACATCAATAAAATCCGCCAGGAAGTAGGGATGGTGTTCCAGCACTTCAATCTCTTCCCTCATAAAACCGTGCTGCAAAATATTACCCTGGCACCGATAAAGGCCAAGGGGGTCGACAAAGAGGCTGCGAAACAGACAGCCCTCGAACTTCTCAGAAAAGTAGGTCTTGAGGAAAAAGCAGACAGCTATCCCGGAGAACTATCCGGCGGACAAAAGCAGCGTGTCGCCATTGCCAGGGCACTCGCCATGGAACCAAAGGTCATGCTGTTCGATGAACCTACCTCTGCCCTCGACCCCGAGATGATCGGAGAAGTCCTCGAGGTTATGAAAGACCTCGCTCAAGAAGGAATGACGATGGTCGTCGTGACACATGAAATGGGATTTGCCCGTGAAGTCGGAGACCGCGTCATCTTCATGGACGGCGGGTATATCGTTGAAGAGGATGTACCAGGTGAATTATTTGGGAACCCCAAACACGAACGTACGAAGGCTTTTCTTGGGAAGGTGTTGTAAGGGGGATGGTGAGGAAGCAGGAGATCCTATTCTTCTTCATGGCTTTTCCCCCATATTTACTAGATCTATTTTTCACAACCATTGGCTCATTCTCTTCGCGATACTCATTCATAAAGTTTCAGTAAATAAGATTTAGAATAAAACTTCCCATAAAATCAATAAACCAGATTGGATACCCTCTCCGACCTAGTTTTAAATTATTTGCTGAATATAACTAGTGGTACCTCGAATCCTGACCCATAAACCAGGACCCTAGCTAATGACAGCTAGGGTCCTTTACATTAAGAGAAATAAACTATCTGTTTTTTTACCATTTATTCGGCTCCCAAACGGGACAAAAGTACCGTGATGTGTCTCAATGAAATAAAATAAATATTATGGTTTGCATTCATCGCAAAGATCACCAGACTTTGTGGGCATTTAAAGTGCTTTTCTTTTATACCCTTAACACATATCACATCGATTATCAACCTATGTCAAATAAATAAAAGACTATTACAGTAAGGAACATGACCGCTGCTATAACACCAAAGTTTACCCATCCACCATATAAAAAGTCTAATATTGTATCGCCTATTTGTTCACCACCTTGTTTAAACCACATTCCAATTATTGAACCCAAAAAGTAAACCCCTATTGTTTCTAATAAAGTTAACAGTATAAGGCTAATTCCTTTATATATAAAGCACAAAACGTTTCACCCCAAATCCACGCTTACGATCAAAAAAATCCTTATGATATTAATTTACGAAGTAATGGATAGGAGATTTTATAGCGGAAAGAATACAAATAAATAAATTATCAAAACAGTTACTTTCCCACTTTTCATCAAGCTTTTCGAGTTGTACAGGCATTAACGAAAGCTCTCTTTATTTATTTCGGCTTCCCAATGCATACGAGAATCGTCCTCTTGTTTTTAAATACCGCTCATCTCCAACATTATCTTTTGAATTGCCTCTTGGTCGTCGTTTTTAATGGCTTCTTCTAGTTGTTCATTCAATATTTGCAGCCGGTTATTTTGTTGTTTGTTTTGCATTTCCTGATTGAACTTGTCTTGATCTGCTTGTAGGATGGTGTATATTTGTTGTTCTGTGGCAAGGATGGTTGCTCGTTCTGCTTCTTCATGTTTTATTGTGGCTTCCAGTTCTTCCGCTGCTTGTTTTAATGTTTTTTTAATGATTTGTTCAGCTTGTTCCCATTCTTCTTTTGAGGACATAATTTTTCACTCCTATTAGTCAATATAGCTCTTTATAGGCTGAAGACCCTCCAGTTTTACATCCTGCATTTTGTTATCCAGTCCATCTAGCGGGTTCTTGTTATAGACGTTCATCATTAAATTGGATGCAAGCGTTACAAGTTGCATATTATTTTCCTGTAGTCCCTTTTCAAGTACCTTATCGGCAGAGCTATATAATCGTTCACGTTCTGCGAAACTGTTTTCCATGAACTTCTCAAACTTGTCTCTTTCCAGCTCGATCTTAGCGGTAATGGCATTGAGGCAAGAAATCAGCCGCTGTCTTTCGGTTTCTTCCACTTCTTTTGTCTTCAAGTAACTTGTCGCCGAATTAATCGTTTCTGTTACAACTGATGCGATATCCAATGCGCTAAAAACATTCTTTACACTCATTATGACTTCCCCTTTTGATTTGATGTTTTCACTATATTTTTCGGACTAATTGCTCTAACTGTTTAGTCAGTTCCTGATACTGAGTCGTGATGACAGCTTCGTCCTGAAGAAAATGTGTTGTAAGCGTTCTTTCCAGCATCCTGATGATTTCTATCACTTGTTCTGCACCCTGGACGTCACATTCATCGTTAAAATCTAAAGCCAATAATTCTTCCGTTTGCTTCATTTTTTCTTTAAGAGGACGATACAAACGCTCAATGAGCGAACGTTCTTCGTAGATACTTTTTTCGACAAAGGCCAAATTTGTTTTCAATACTCTTAGTCTTCCACACTCTAAATCAAGCTTCGCCTTTATTTTTTTTGCTTCCTGCAAATAAGCATCTGCCTGCTTCACACGCGTTCTTTGCTGGATTAGATCCATGCCAACAACCCCACTGACAAGTCCTGCACCCAATGTACCGATGACTGCCGCCGCTGCAGGCATGAAAGGATTGCTATCCTCAGAATGAGAGGAATAAAAAGCCTTCCTTTGCAAATAATAGTCAGATATATATTTCTCCACCGTTGCTCCGTATTGACTTTTTATCTCTTCATACAGTTTCTTTTTATAGTCATAATGATCGTCAATTAATGTCTCTACACAAAGGATTTCCTCGTGGACATCATCGAATAACTCATCATACTTCCTTCGAGCCTTATACAGAATTTCTCCTGCCTCACTATTTTTTTCATAAGATGTCTTATAATCGTCGTTGCCTTTAATCACCATTTCTTTAAAGCCGTCCGTCATCAATTCGGTAAACTCTTTTCTTCCATCGCTTAAAATCTGTCCTAATTCTTTTCCTGAATCCGCAAATATTTTCCCTACTTCTGCTATATTCCTAAAGAAACTCATCTCACTGCCCCTTTGGCTTCATTCACTTTCTTACTTATCTATACTCGCTTCCGCCACCCCAAAGCTCACGGCCTCCGGTATGCCCTACGCTTGCGTGTGTTTCCCGGTCAACTAATTGCAGGACTCCCGGCTCTTCATTGTGATGCCACGTGTATCCCTCTGGATTATCTCCATTGGACAAAGCTTCGATGTCTGCTTCGGTTAATCCTAGTTCTTCAGCTAATTCTGGATCTTCTTGAATATCTTCATATAACTCATAGTTTGCATATGTAAAATGGATATAATCGCTTCTCAAATACATATCTTCATCAATTTCCATTTCGTAACTACAGTCAAATACAGGGAAGGAATCCGTTACGGTCTCACCGTTTGGAAGCTCGATCGTTTTGGTTTCAAATGGTACTTCTGCATCTGGTAAATTAGATCCATTCTCCTCTGCATCAGCGACATCGACTCCATCCACAACATCGACAACCCCTACAGCCAAGGCTCCAATAGCAACCGTTTTAGCGATGGAAATCGCACCTTTTTTTACACGGTTATGATCTCCATCGACAAAACCGCCAATGACTTCACCGCCATTGTGAACTGTATGTTTAGCAGTTTGATAGACTCCCTTCGCGGTCCTGCCGACAGCACTTCCGATTTCATTCAAACCCTGATCACGCTGGGTTGGATTGTCATTAATGATTCCCGCCACAGTCCCCACAGCTCCATCCGCAGCTTGTCCAACCGTAGTACCAGCGAACTCAGATGCCTTCCTAACCCCTTTTCCAATGTCCTCGATCACATCAGATCCAGCTAACTCCCCAATCACTTGAATTGGTCCTCCGACTACAATCCCAGCTGTTTTTCCTGCATATTTACCAAACGTCTTAAGAAAGCTCATGCCATCTACCCCTCCCGGAAAATAAAAAAACTATGACAAAAAGCCATAGCAAGAGGAACTCTACTCTATGGAAACCTGACGATCCTAGCACACCTCAGCATGCCTTAGACTCACGGCTTTGCGTCCTCCCCTTTCGAGAAGTTTGCCCTTTTCATAGGATTATATTTGGAATTATTTACACATTTATTATATAGTTCTTTAGAACTATAGTAAAGTAAAAATTCCACCTTTTTATGCAATTGCAGAACATGGGGACGATTCTCAAGCCGCAATTAAGAATCCCTCATTTACAAAAACGATACACGAAAACGGAAAACGTCAGTCCGTTCAGAAATCTGGACATATAAAAGAAACACAAGGTACGTCCCCATTCTTTGATAAAACAGTATGTACTTAAGGACCAATTCATTCACTCTCGTTTTCCCTTACAGTCAATGGAAATTGGTGAAAGTGTAAACGGTCTAAAATCGAAGACCCCTTTTGCCCATCATTCATCATTCATCATTCAACCCATGTTAAACGGACAGTTGTCAGTCAGCTTCCGGATAATCATTACCATCAAGTTTTTTCGGACACTATATTCAGCAACAATTTAAAAATGCACAAGAGCATACTTACTAACACTATTTCGGCTCCTGAATGAGACATGAGAGCCGTTCCTTTGTATCCGAACAATCTCATGTCTTACTCAGCGATACACCAATTATTTTCACTTATGTATGGGACATGTGATCCTCCCTAGCCTCTAAAACTTGTGTTAGCGACTCTATAATCTCTTTTAGAATCTTTCTTATAAATTGGACTTTTACTAACTTTTCCTCGATTATTTTCAGCCTAGTTTCTACTCTAATTTTTTCTTTATATTTAGGATAATCCTTTGCAAGTGCCAGAGGAGCGAAAGCCAAGAATAGTACTGCTGTAGATGTCGCACCCTTTGTAATTTTTTCTTTCAACACATTAAGTTTTTGCTTCAGCTTTTGTTGTTCTCTATTAATAGACCCTATTTCTTGTTCAATTAATAAAGTAGCTGCATTGCATTCTTTAAGTGAAGAGA
It contains:
- a CDS encoding DUF2628 domain-containing protein; this encodes MELEHQITESQKTRAFIGKKADVYFRKWGLTDEHADLSAEPVKRISWNWAAALFSGAWLGYRKMYKEAIIYLLILMTVSSLLGVANEFTILDIGVFVILGFLGNRLYFHKVKREVNKVEPDDNALEKLSAAGGTTWLCALGIAVLGGFMGMIFGAIFNW
- a CDS encoding amino acid ABC transporter permease, which encodes MEIFQEALPVLWAGIKLTVYITLIGLLFGFIIGLITALFRLSPIPPLRWIAIWFINFVRGTPFLVQLFFIYFGLNSLPFISLQPVTAGIVGIAINAGAYIAEIVRAGIQSIDKGQTEAARTLGLTSAQTMRYIILPQALRRMLPTFVNQAIISLKDTSLLSVIGIAELTQRGQVVVSATYEPFKIWGMVALMYFILIYLLTKLGDFIERRYELR
- a CDS encoding HNH endonuclease; protein product: MSFLKTFGKYAGKTAGIVVGGPIQVIGELAGSDVIEDIGKGVRKASEFAGTTVGQAADGAVGTVAGIINDNPTQRDQGLNEIGSAVGRTAKGVYQTAKHTVHNGGEVIGGFVDGDHNRVKKGAISIAKTVAIGALAVGVVDVVDGVDVADAEENGSNLPDAEVPFETKTIELPNGETVTDSFPVFDCSYEMEIDEDMYLRSDYIHFTYANYELYEDIQEDPELAEELGLTEADIEALSNGDNPEGYTWHHNEEPGVLQLVDRETHASVGHTGGRELWGGGSEYR
- a CDS encoding transporter substrate-binding domain-containing protein: MKKIKIFGFLMMAVMLVLAACGSNESANGGGDEDGGNTYTVGTDTTYPPFEFEEKGEYKGIDIDIINAIAEEEGFEIELKPMDFGGIIPAILADQLDVAIAGMSITDDRKEKVDFSDPYFDAGLTLVVSEDNNDITSVDDLEGKVVAVKNGTTGADHAEKIKEEAGIKEVRQFNDSPSMFQEVANGNADVLIEDYPVIAYAIKTSNLDLKTVGDRLNGDQYGIAVKKGENQELLEKINSGLQKIRDNGKYDEILNTYLEE
- a CDS encoding amino acid ABC transporter ATP-binding protein; the protein is MSVIQVNNLKKSFGELEVLKDISTEVKEQEVVCVVGPSGSGKSTFLRCLNRLEEITDGHVIVNGNDITDPKININKIRQEVGMVFQHFNLFPHKTVLQNITLAPIKAKGVDKEAAKQTALELLRKVGLEEKADSYPGELSGGQKQRVAIARALAMEPKVMLFDEPTSALDPEMIGEVLEVMKDLAQEGMTMVVVTHEMGFAREVGDRVIFMDGGYIVEEDVPGELFGNPKHERTKAFLGKVL
- a CDS encoding M14 family zinc carboxypeptidase; protein product: MRIFLSLLLLFSIFQPLSTQAAVWDDGVYSYEDVSNEIKRLKGTFPDLVDYHSLGKTAYQREVWAVKLGKGQRTVFLNGSHHAREWITTQLIMKMIEEYANAYQKNSLVGKYNARDILDEYTIWFVPMVNPDGVTLQQRGLSAFPTTVHSKLIAMNEGSRDFTRWKANANGVDLNRQYPAKWENPSEASKPSWAGYKGQKPFQEKEVQYIRDFTYKIKPDMTTAYHTSGEMIFWYFYNKQKTRDYKLVKELSNITGYRIIGTDVKPSGRGYTDWFIQEFNKPGFTPELSPYVGNRHVPQSNFPKIWDRNKTTGLWMAAKAGEIFPEKSVYLSAKMKLEKSYTLYTKPSFDSITSNKIASEIVSAKRKQGNWYQIGTSFGDRWIYVSNNEGMLYGQNFWDVPVSYWARESIDYTYENKYMVGNGPYFFPNNSVTRAEAAAVISRVYSLTAPTSTSKTFSDVQQSYWAYDSIEAVNAQGIMNGTSKGVFSPLAPVTREQMAAMIARLFGEEIPDVTEAPFLDVSPAAWSADSIAFVKERGIFLGDGQGFFGPQEKLTRAQFAALITRLKTNYNLQPTDNAEESPVKEEPVENEAPSEDTVEVTGQQETVPGDVTPTEDIVEDPVQEQTPVDLKVEEQTPSADAEEQPAQDELPAGTQEENPVVEEETPSSEGIIEEAESTQEESDKTEYSTEEDQLNQEGSL
- a CDS encoding M20 family metallopeptidase; protein product: MQEILDDIKFLVESDSPSLNKKLVDECGERIQGLLYRYFGERAEVMEEEKYGNHLKFEFGEGNETILILSHFDTVWEPGDLEFKIEGDLAYGPGILDMKGGLVQAIWAIKAIKELNIPLSKKIVYLFTSDEEVSSPTSRYVIEEIAKECHYALVTEPPVVRTGALKTARKGSARYYIDITGKAAHAGNNHHEGASAIQEAAKTIDFLESLTDYEVGTTVNVGFVKGGGKLNVVADHAEIGIDVRAGTSEEQERIDEIIHGLTPFTEGTSIDVQGGISRPPMERNQDTKDLFQTAKEAAKEEGFKLKEATVGGGSDGNLTANMGIPTLDGLGTIGDGIHARNEHIIISQIPERAAFFTNLLISIGTKDGE